From the genome of Campylobacter concisus, one region includes:
- a CDS encoding NfeD family protein, which yields MISPFIMIAIGVVLCITEFIFFSFYLLFFGIAFIVVGAINFGFSFAWSYQILITAAIAIVLLVLLKAPLKSKFMSRKENFNEEFLDEAGVGEIRENMVYFKGTLWKYDGNLANGEKVTVLGTKGDKVILK from the coding sequence GTGATCAGCCCTTTTATAATGATAGCAATCGGTGTGGTTTTGTGCATCACCGAGTTTATCTTTTTCTCGTTTTATTTGCTATTTTTTGGCATAGCTTTTATCGTAGTTGGAGCTATAAATTTTGGTTTTAGTTTTGCTTGGAGCTATCAAATTTTAATTACAGCAGCAATTGCGATTGTACTTCTTGTGCTTTTAAAAGCGCCGTTAAAGAGTAAATTTATGTCTAGAAAAGAGAACTTTAACGAGGAATTTTTAGACGAAGCCGGAGTTGGCGAGATCAGAGAAAATATGGTCTATTTCAAAGGCACACTTTGGAAATATGATGGAAATTTAGCTAATGGAGAGAAGGTGACAGTTCTTGGCACCAAAGGTGACAAGGTGATATTAAAATAA
- a CDS encoding SPFH domain-containing protein — protein MQIEAFGVLVVVLVIFAFLFLKAGIKIVSQADNLLIERLGKFHKVLDGGFHIIIPFVDQIRAIITVKEQLVDITKQQVITKDNVNISVDGIVFLKVFDAKMAVYNVDNYKRAIANLAMTTLRGEIGAMNLDDTLSSRDRLNAALQVALGDAAGNWGVKIMRVEISEISVPLGIEEAMNMQMKAEREKRAIELKALAEKEALIRNAEALKQEKVLQAEAIERMADAKKYEQIAIATAQKEAMDMINDSMSKNANAAEFLLARDRVGAFSELAKNSSKDKILVPYEATELIGSLSVLKNFLAKDKA, from the coding sequence ATGCAAATCGAAGCATTTGGCGTTTTAGTCGTAGTTCTGGTTATCTTTGCGTTCTTGTTTTTAAAGGCTGGTATCAAGATTGTCTCACAAGCTGATAATCTACTCATTGAGCGACTTGGCAAATTTCACAAAGTGCTTGATGGCGGATTTCACATAATCATACCATTTGTCGATCAAATAAGAGCGATAATCACCGTAAAAGAGCAGCTAGTAGATATTACAAAACAGCAAGTCATCACAAAAGATAACGTTAATATAAGCGTCGATGGCATCGTCTTTTTAAAGGTATTTGATGCAAAAATGGCAGTTTATAACGTAGATAACTACAAGCGTGCCATTGCAAATTTAGCCATGACAACACTTCGTGGTGAGATAGGCGCGATGAATCTTGATGATACACTAAGCTCACGTGACCGCCTAAATGCCGCACTTCAAGTGGCTCTTGGCGACGCTGCTGGCAACTGGGGCGTAAAGATCATGCGTGTAGAAATTTCTGAAATTTCTGTCCCACTTGGCATCGAAGAGGCGATGAATATGCAGATGAAAGCTGAGCGTGAAAAACGTGCGATCGAGCTAAAAGCCCTGGCTGAAAAAGAGGCACTAATACGCAATGCCGAAGCACTAAAACAAGAAAAAGTACTTCAAGCAGAGGCGATCGAGCGTATGGCTGATGCGAAAAAATACGAACAAATCGCTATCGCAACGGCTCAAAAAGAGGCTATGGATATGATAAATGATAGTATGAGCAAAAACGCAAATGCAGCAGAATTTTTGCTCGCTCGCGATAGAGTCGGGGCATTTAGCGAGCTAGCTAAAAATAGCTCAAAAGATAAAATTTTAGTCCCTTATGAGGCGACTGAGCTTATTGGTTCACTTAGCGTTTTGAAAAATTTCCTAGCTAAGGATAAGGCGTGA
- a CDS encoding dehypoxanthine futalosine cyclase — translation MKRLSVNEAIDLIENAPLHELGKMALARKKELHPDNITTFIVDRNINYTNVCWVDCKFCAFYRHAKEEDAYVLSFEEIGKKIEELIAIGGTQILFQGGVHPKLKIEWYEELVGYISKHYPSITIHGFSAVEIDYIARVSKISTKEVLRRLNEKGLYSMPGAGAEILSDRVRDIIAPKKCDTADWLRIHKEAHELGMKTTATMMFGTVESIREIVEHWEHIRNLQDETAGFRAFILWSFQGLNTKLMQEFPKIKKQSSNVYLRLLAVSRLFLDNFKNIQSSWVTQGSYVGQLALLFGANDLGSTMMEENVVKAAGASFRMNQDQMIELIKDVGEIPAKRNTNYDILEKF, via the coding sequence TTGAAAAGACTTAGTGTAAATGAAGCCATCGATCTTATAGAAAATGCTCCACTTCACGAGCTTGGCAAGATGGCGCTAGCTAGAAAAAAAGAGCTTCATCCAGATAATATAACGACTTTCATCGTAGATCGCAACATCAACTATACAAACGTTTGTTGGGTGGATTGTAAATTTTGCGCATTTTATCGCCACGCAAAAGAAGAAGACGCTTACGTGCTAAGTTTTGAGGAGATCGGCAAGAAGATCGAGGAGCTTATCGCCATTGGCGGCACGCAAATTTTATTTCAAGGTGGCGTTCATCCAAAGCTAAAGATAGAGTGGTACGAGGAGCTTGTTGGCTACATCAGCAAGCACTATCCAAGTATCACGATACATGGTTTTTCAGCCGTTGAGATCGACTACATCGCAAGAGTTTCAAAAATTTCTACAAAAGAGGTCTTAAGGCGCCTAAACGAAAAGGGCTTATACTCGATGCCAGGGGCTGGAGCAGAGATTTTAAGCGACCGCGTTCGTGACATCATCGCCCCTAAAAAGTGCGACACCGCAGACTGGCTTCGCATACACAAAGAGGCGCACGAGCTTGGCATGAAAACGACTGCTACGATGATGTTTGGTACGGTTGAGAGCATACGTGAGATCGTGGAGCACTGGGAGCACATCAGAAATTTACAAGATGAAACGGCTGGATTTAGAGCCTTTATACTTTGGAGTTTTCAAGGGCTAAATACAAAGCTTATGCAAGAATTCCCTAAGATCAAAAAGCAAAGCTCAAATGTCTATCTAAGACTTCTTGCAGTCTCAAGGCTCTTTTTGGATAACTTTAAAAATATCCAAAGCAGCTGGGTCACGCAGGGCAGCTACGTAGGCCAGCTAGCACTTCTTTTTGGCGCAAACGACCTTGGCTCGACCATGATGGAAGAAAACGTCGTAAAGGCGGCAGGGGCTAGCTTTAGGATGAATCAAGACCAGATGATCGAGCTTATAAAAGATGTCGGAGAAATTCCAGCTAAGCGTAACACAAACTATGATATTTTGGAGAAATTTTAG